Sequence from the Panulirus ornatus isolate Po-2019 chromosome 5, ASM3632096v1, whole genome shotgun sequence genome:
gtgtgtgtgtgatggaggtgcCACTGTTGATGGAACTGAAGGTCTGGTCATCTCAGTggaacacaccccctcccccatgtataCAGTTCCCATAGGTTAAGTGTCAGTGGTGATAATGGGGTTGCTTCTCTTGTGGTTGTGGAGCGACTTAAAAATTCACGTAGCGACACCACTCAGCGTTGGGTCCGCCACGCCATTGGTCGGGGAGTGTTTCATCTATCCACCCCTGGTCTGAAAATCggccccctctccaccccaaccctgGTCTGAAAATCggccccctctccaccccaaccctgGTCTGAAAATCGACCCCCTATCCACCCTGGTCTGAAAATCGACCCCCTATCCACCCGACCCCTGGTCTGAAAATCGACCCCCtatccaccccaaccctgctcTGAAAATCggccccctctccaccccaaccctgctCTGAAAATCGGCCCCCTATCCACAGCGGGAGCCTAGCACGACGCTCCTATCTACCCTGGGAGATCCGTGTGATCGCTCTCCACTGAAAGTGGTAAGAAGTGTTGAAGACCCCCTTCCATTTTCCCCCTCTCCAGtgtcatctatctctctctccagtggagcAACAGTTGAATCTATTTACCACCTGTTTGGACACTCTCCTCCTTACCTTAGCATTATCTTGCCCAACcctcaaaaagggggggggggggggggggaagcgcccCACTCCACCCACTGACATAACCTATGGGAACTGTGTacatgggggagggtgtgtgtgtgtgtgtaccactgaGATGACCAGGCCTTCAGTTCCATCAACAGTGgcacctccatcacacacacacacacacacacacacacacacacacacacacacacacacacacacaaggttcagAAACTACATCATATCGTACAACAGAATCGTATTATAATCTCGCATGCAGATACACATGCTTATAACACAAGTGTAACAATTGACTATCTACATAATCTACTCTCTACTCTACCCGTAACTCACTCGGggatagatatataggtagataaatTGAGAGGGGATGGAATCACATCCAATTTCTCATAGATAACAGAAGTGATAATGTAATTTCAGTTATTCATAGATACAATATCGATAGAAATGTAATTACCTTCAATTACTTTTAGATACAGGACTTGATAGAGACGTAATTACATTACTGATACAAAATTCAATTGAGATGTAATTACATTCAATTACTTATCTACGTATAGTGAAAGCCCGAAATATCTATCGTAAATGATGACGTCATTCGTTGTGGCGAGCCTCAGAGATTACGTTCTGACACGAGGCATCTCTCCTACATAACGCTATAGTCATATAACGCAATATACATACCGTTAACGAACTCTTCTAACTTTTTCTAGCGATTTTCGTTAAGTTTACGAGGTAATAATGCTTCTCTACGATTATAGCCACTGGAttgtaaacaaaaaaacaaaaaataaataaagtaatatGAGGATTTATTTTAGCTTCAGATTATATATAAGGTTTCTAATCCTACGTCTAAGACCATATCTTAGGTTTGACTCGGCTTTTAGAAGGATCCCACGTCACTGAACATGAAACACAGCCAACACGAAGggaagttatttatttatttattttgctttgtccctgtctcccgcgttagcgaggtagcgcaaggaaacagacgaaagaaatggcccaactcacacacatacacatgtatatacatacacgtccacacacgcaaatatacacacttcGTAGACGCTGACGGTGCGCGTCTGTCTCCGCATCTCCGTCGGGGGGGCGCGCCGGCAGGAGCGACAGTGGAGGAGGTCGACGACGACGCCGGCGGAGTGGTTGCATCAATGCCCCGCCCGCCCCGCCGCCCCTTCGTCGTCGAACACACCCGCTCGTTGGAGTTCGACCATCATGGCCATGACCAGCGTCGTCTGTGGCCGCTCCCTGAGGGCACAGAAGCGCCATGGCTTCGCCACAGACCTCACAACAACCTTCAGGTCCCTGGTAGTGTCTCTGCACGTACCCATCGTCCAGGTAGGCCTCCAGGTAAAACAGGCCCCTTAGGTACCTGAGTCACAAGGGCCTCCCAGCTAGCCCTCCAAGACCAAAAGACCCACAATATAAACCGACGAAGGTCAGCGATTTTCCAATCGCCTTTTCGGACGGTTCGGTTGTGGCGGACCCTACGTCTTCACCGGTCCCGGGACTCGAAACCCTCAGGGGTTCGACACGTCAAGCAGGTAACCGGAAATGCTCAAGTGGTATTTCCACATGACGTGTCACCTGATACGAGGGCACATGTTATCTCACGActaagataacacacacacacacacacgcccctcacaccGTCAGCTTGGAAATGACCGACCCTTTCTTGTCATGGCATACACGAAACACAAGGTCTTATTACGAAGTAAACACAAGGTCTTATTGCGAAGTTATCCACTCTTAATTAAGAGAAACTTTACGAAAACACTGCGACACCTTAGCGTGTATGAACTGACGACGAATTCCTTCCCTGGAGACATCGGATCCCGAGTGATGTAGAACCCTAACTGATAACTATGAGAAGCCCTTATCAAGTCTCTACTGCCTAACTGATAACTATGACGAGCCCTTATCAGTCTCTACACCTGCCTGGTGCTTAATACATCTAGTTCTTATCTCGTGGGGtctctgtgcacacacacacacagacatctctgCGTGTGATGGCCCGTATTGTAAggtggttgtctgtggtggtgatggtgtgtgggcgtGGACACTGTCAGGACCCATTCGTATCGACAGACACTGGCCCGAGTGATGCTGAAGGAGCGACGGTGACGAAGGAGTTTCGAGACAAGCTGTCGGACGCACAGTTTAGCCTTCGTGTTGGACGACGGCGTCTATGGTGGCCCAGGTCTCAAGCCAACCACAGCATTACGGCGGGAGATGAAGGTGTGAGCGGTGAAGATGCGATTCCAGTGACACTTTCCCGAGATCCGAGAGTAAATGATGGGCCCCTTCAACTCGTAGATGGTGGAGCTTCGAGTGCGTCTTTCCGTGGTAATCATGGCTCAACCACGTCAAGGATGGGAGCCACGTCGACGAAGCTGGACCCCTCCTGCCTCAGGTACCTCTCCTGCCACAGCGACATCAGGAACATCGACTTCCAACAGTTGGAAATCCACTTCTGGGATCTACCTGAGCGGTCGGCCGAGGCCTGCGCTGGCCAGTGCCTGGCCCTACGACCCTCGACCCAGCTGGTCTTGGCCAAGATGATCGCCATGAACGAGAggctcgtgtgtgggtgtggcgacCCAGAAACCATCGCTGGACAGGGAGGAGTCCTGAACGACTCCCAGTTCTGCTCTCCGTGCCCGGACGGAGAACACAAGTGTGGCGGGGTCGTGTCCGTGAGCGTCTATAGCATCGCTCGGGCGTGTAGGCCCACGCCCACGCCGGCTACAGGCGTGGATACCACGGCAGCCACCGAGCGACTGGTCCCCCACGGCCTCTCGTACTCAGGGTGCTTTCGGGAGGAGGGCGTCGTCCCATCGACCACCGTCGCCTATTTGAGATCCCCGAAGCGGTCGGTCGTCGCCTGCGCCAACTACTGCCGGAAGCAGACCGAAGACAGAGACCTGGTGGTCCTCGTGAGCTACAGGAAGACCCAAGACCGACTCATCTGCTCCTGTGGGTGAGTTGGGTCGAGTCACGCGAAATGTCAGCAGCAGCTCTCCATCCCGGTCGAGTCCGTCAGCTCTGGTGCTCTATCACGCTCTTGTCTCTTCCCTCAGGAGGAGCGACATGTCCCTGGCGTCAGCGTCTCGCTTGGAGGACAGCCGGTGTCAGACGGTGTGTCCTGACGGCGGGGACGTGTGTGGTGGACCAGACGCCGTCAGCGTCTACAGTAGCGGCCCCATGGTGAAGTTctcgccactctctctcctcctgctactactgctgctgacgcCCTCTGCTGACGGTGCTGACGCCTTCCATCTCTTCGACTGACCTTTCCAAGCATCGGCGCCCATCACTCCATCAAAATAGCTACGAAAATATGAGTGAAAGAGACGATGCACTTGGATACAACCGAATCAACCCACTGTGGCCAAATTTCACCACATCTGACCATCTGGGTTTCTAGTTAAGATTACCAAAtctttaggttagattagttAATCTCTGGTGACGTTCTAGTTAGTCTGGAATCCTTGGAGTTAAAAAAGACTCTTACGATATTCATTTGTTAAACGAAGACATAGTCCAAATGGGACTTTTATTTTGTAGTGTTAGATGttgtaaaaagaaaattacaGTCGTATTTGACAGtacaaattgtgtgtgtgtgtgtgtgtgtgtgtgtgtgtgtgtgtgtgtgtgtgtgtgtgtgtgtgtgtgtgtgtattttctttatAGCTAGTGTTTgtgaagtgggggaggaagatgTAGAAGTGGTGGGccactgtgtgggggaggaagtggaggtcAGAAAATGAAGTGTAGGTGAAAGTGTAAGTGAAGTAGGAAGGAGCTTAGGGTAAATATAAATGGGGTGTGGGTGAAAGTGTAAATGAAGGTCAGGTGAAAGTGTAAATAAGTGATAGATGAACTCCACAGATGACTTAAAGAAGGAATAGATAGATACAACACTTTATCTGTTTACGTGGctttatatttaatattaattgaTTAGACAGTTCGACTGAGGTGATGTTTTACATCTTCTGTCGGTGTTTTAACTTCTGTTTAAGATCCCATgattttataattattttatgttaaatatatgaattttggtACATTCAGTCatgatatatattaatatatatatatatatatatatatatatatatatatatatatatatatatatatatatatatatatatattatctttactattttttttaattttccaaaagaaggaacagagaagggggccaggtgaggatattccctcaaaggcccagtcctctgttcttagcgctacctcgctaacgcgggaaatggcgaatagtttgactGGATTTGCCCACATTTCATTGATATATGATTTCTAGACTGATTACTACAATGTTTCCCTTACTTTAAGTTTTAATTGAAGGAAGTTCTAaaacaatattaaaaaaaaaaagtattctacttaacaaaatatttttcagtttGTCCTAAAATATCTACATTTTCTTCTTTACCCATTTTCTTCTTTACCCATTTTCTTCTTTACCCATTTTATcattttctctaaatatttccaGGGATAACTGATATATCTTTACTATAACTAATATACCTTTACTAAATTAATTATTCCTTCTCTGTTGCCAGGTCTTTGGTCTATCCTGAAACATATCTCTCTCAGGAATAACTTTGCTTAAATTTCTAGTATTTCTTTGACTTGAGATTTATAATTCAACTGTTTGAAGAAGTATTTACCTTGCCTTGAAAATATATATGGGATTTTTCCAAATGCAATTTCACAAGAGTCTGTGaccaaaaaaaaatagttgagTTACTCATCAAAAATAACATTTGCTTTTATCCTCACTACCTGCTGAACTTTTCTTACCCTCTAAGGTAATGTTTGTCTTCCAGCATGCGTTAGTAAAAGGATTTTCCGAAATATGACCACAAATCGTCCAAAATCCAAAATGCTTGAGTCACCCTTATAatcttttacattttctctcacacAACTTGGTCCATTTTCTATTTTAATTTCAACGGTGACTAAAGCATTTATTACCATAACTGTGTGGGTTTTTAGTTTGAATTATTCATAAATGGCTTTTCTCGCGAGCGCTCGAGGGAATTACGAGGTTTCCTTACGGCCTTTGCGATGGTTTCTTGCTAATTCAATTCTCGCACTTCGACTTCGATATACATTAGACGCACTTACGAGATGCGAAGACATTACATATATCGTCCACAAGACACGAGAAACCTTCGACTCCATGAGTTAATCTATgggttcttcatcatcagctTCCATGGATCATCTATTATCTAGAAGATAGGCTAGATATAATGGCTTCTGGCGTCTATTATCTAGAAGATAGGCTAATTAATAGCTTCTGGCGTCTATTATCTAGAAGATAGGCTAGATATAATGGTTTCTGGCGTCTATTATCTAGAAGATGGGCTGGATAATGGCTTCTGGAGTCTATTATCTAGATGATAAGCTAGATAATGGCTTCTGGCATCTATTATCTAGAAGATAGGCTAGATAATGGCTTCTGGTGTTCTACGATCTAGAAGATAGACTAGATAATGGCTTCTGGCGTCTATTATCTAGAAGATAGACTAGATAATGGTTTCTGGCGTCTATTATCTAGAAGATAGACTAAATAATGGCTTCTGGCGTCTATTATCGTCTATTATCTAGAATATAGGCTAGATAATGGCTTCTGGCGTCTATTATCTAGAAGATTGGCTAATTAATGGCTTCTGGCATCTATTATCTAGAAGATAGGCTAGATAATGGCTTCTGGCATCTATTATCTAGAAGATAGGCTAGATAATGGCTTCTGGTGTTCTATTATCTAGAAGATAGACTAGATAATGGCTTCTAGCGTCTATTATCTAGAAGATAGACTAATTAATGGCTTCTGGCGTCTATTATCTAGAAGATAGACTAATTAATGGCTTCTGGCGTTCTATTATCTAGACTATAAGAGCACAATACAACTTGCATATAAGAGATGGAACTCTCCTTCTGTTCGAGTCTGATCCTGTGATCTCTATATACTCTTCGTTGACAGAAATGGGATCGAAATGCATTCTGAAGACCATCATGGAATCGCCAGAATTCGCCTCTTCGTTCCTTATTAATTTGGGAGTTTGAATCTTCATTGCATTTGAGATTATTTCATCGTCTTACATCCGGCAACGTATGAATAATATTCACCATCTTCGCTCACTGAATGATAAAAGGAAGTTCAAATATTAgaaatttcgaaaaaaaaatggagaaatgtTGAAGAGTTTAGGTAAAAGTTAAGGAAATATCTAAGGGTCGAAATTTTGTTCTGAAGCAGTTGAGGAAATGGCGTATTTCAAATAGCTTTTGTGATTTTCTCATATCTCATCGTTTTTCTGCGATATTTTGTGAAATACAAAATCACTTTATGAACTTTCGTCATGGTC
This genomic interval carries:
- the LOC139748752 gene encoding uncharacterized protein — its product is MARIVRWLSVVVMVCGRGHCQDPFVSTDTGPSDAEGATVTKEFRDKLSDAQFSLRVGRRRLWWPRSQANHSITAGDEGVSGEDAIPVTLSRDPRVNDGPLQLVDGGASSASFRGNHGSTTSRMGATSTKLDPSCLRYLSCHSDIRNIDFQQLEIHFWDLPERSAEACAGQCLALRPSTQLVLAKMIAMNERLVCGCGDPETIAGQGGVLNDSQFCSPCPDGEHKCGGVVSVSVYSIARACRPTPTPATGVDTTAATERLVPHGLSYSGCFREEGVVPSTTVAYLRSPKRSVVACANYCRKQTEDRDLVVLVSYRKTQDRLICSCGRSDMSLASASRLEDSRCQTVCPDGGDVCGGPDAVSVYSSGPMVKFSPLSLLLLLLLLTPSADGADAFHLFD